From Hermetia illucens chromosome 6, iHerIll2.2.curated.20191125, whole genome shotgun sequence, one genomic window encodes:
- the LOC119660417 gene encoding protein FAM32A-like, producing the protein MSAEYDIVVNGKLKLKSDLDVKKGKTAKKNKTGKKLKKNYVENFEESYPKQKKVEAHKKPTKAEVTFKKMREKMENKRILEKAAMTHKQKVEKFNRHLDNLSEHYDIPKVSWTK; encoded by the coding sequence ATGTCAGCAGAGTACGATATTGTCGTAAATGGAAAGCTGAAGTTGAAATCAGATTTGGAtgtaaaaaaagggaaaacagccaagaaaaataaaactggtaaaaaattaaagaaaaactaTGTGGAGAACTTCGAGGAAAGttatcctaaacaaaaaaaagtggAAGCTCACAAAAAACCAACGAAGGCAGAAGtgacatttaaaaaaatgcgagaaaaaatggaaaacaagcGAATTTTGGAAAAGGCTGCTATGACTCATAagcaaaaagttgaaaaattcaaCAGACACCTAGATAACCTATCTGAACACTATGATATACCCAAAGTATCTTGGACCAAGTAG